The following proteins come from a genomic window of Achromobacter deleyi:
- a CDS encoding arsenate reductase ArsC, whose product MSSRPFNVLFLCTGNSARSILAEGLLNGLAGDRFRAYSAGSTPKGEVHPLALATLASYSLPVDGYRSKNWDEFAAPDAPRMDFIITVCDNAAGEVCPFWPGHPLTAHWGVPDPASHAGNEAERAKAFHDAARMLKRRIELFLSLPHDKLDALSLQAELRGIGNTRE is encoded by the coding sequence ATGTCATCCCGCCCCTTCAACGTGCTGTTCCTCTGCACGGGCAACTCGGCCCGCTCGATCCTGGCCGAGGGGTTGCTCAACGGCCTGGCCGGCGACCGCTTCCGCGCGTATTCCGCCGGCAGCACGCCCAAGGGCGAGGTCCATCCGCTGGCGCTGGCCACGCTCGCCTCGTATTCGTTGCCGGTCGATGGCTACCGCAGCAAAAACTGGGATGAATTCGCCGCGCCCGACGCGCCGCGGATGGATTTCATCATCACGGTCTGCGACAACGCCGCCGGCGAGGTCTGCCCCTTCTGGCCCGGACATCCGTTGACGGCGCACTGGGGCGTGCCGGACCCGGCCAGCCATGCAGGCAACGAGGCGGAGCGCGCCAAGGCGTTCCATGACGCGGCGCGCATGCTCAAGCGCCGCATCGAACTGTTCCTGTCGCTGCCGCACGACAAGCTCGACGCCCTGTCGTTGCAGGCCGAACTGCGCGGCATCGGCAATACGCGCGAGTAG
- a CDS encoding sigma-70 family RNA polymerase sigma factor: protein MTGGFTDDDLREVLPRLRRFALSLTHDVANADDLVQTCMERALSRAGGRHAGGDLRAWLFSILYRCFLDSQRRGKRYARILDFFSGAPEPVAPSAEDVAMARAALGDLARLSTDQQSLLLLVSVEGLGYQEAADVLDIPIGTVMSRLSRARKALRDITEGHVAAKPALRLMK, encoded by the coding sequence ATGACTGGCGGCTTTACCGACGATGATCTGCGCGAGGTGCTGCCGCGGCTGCGCCGCTTCGCGCTGTCGCTGACCCATGACGTGGCCAACGCCGATGACCTGGTGCAGACCTGCATGGAACGCGCGCTGTCGCGGGCCGGCGGCCGGCATGCTGGCGGCGATCTGCGCGCCTGGCTGTTCTCGATCCTGTACCGGTGCTTCCTGGACAGCCAGCGGCGCGGCAAGCGCTATGCCCGCATCCTCGACTTCTTCAGCGGCGCCCCCGAGCCGGTGGCGCCGTCGGCCGAGGACGTGGCGATGGCCCGCGCCGCGCTGGGCGACCTGGCGCGCCTGTCCACCGACCAGCAGAGCCTGCTGCTGCTGGTGTCGGTGGAAGGCCTGGGTTACCAGGAAGCCGCCGACGTGCTCGATATTCCCATTGGTACGGTAATGTCCCGGCTGTCCCGCGCGCGCAAGGCGCTGCGCGACATTACGGAAGGCCACGTGGCCGCCAAGCCTGCCCTGCGATTGATGAAATGA
- a CDS encoding acyltransferase family protein, whose protein sequence is MNAETRDDGIDTLRGLSILLVLLHHFNIAYPLRDTLLAGLPGWPLPQAIARNGNYGVTIFFVISGFLITRNALERWGRLDAIRPASFWLLRLARILPTLALTLLAVDALALAGLPLFGNRAGSGVSLWTTNAAALGAWMNVLVIRAGWINYALGVMWSLSVEMAFYLLFPLACAWLRRDARLLALAALLIVAGPLYRLANQGDGEAYLYGYLACFDAIAIGCCAAVLSPRRPWPSLHGPLMRPLAAIAMATLYLAWPISQSNVLGVSAMALGTALLLLGGTTARQAPPGLARRLLRRCGRDCYEIYLLHLLVLGLLRVWLPPAQFAGDERLGLLLAYFIGSCLLGAVVARGYSTPLNRALRGRFGVERGGPR, encoded by the coding sequence ATGAACGCCGAGACGCGCGATGACGGCATCGACACCCTGCGCGGGCTGTCGATCCTGCTGGTGCTGCTGCACCACTTCAATATCGCCTATCCGCTGCGCGACACGTTGCTGGCCGGCCTGCCCGGCTGGCCGCTGCCGCAGGCCATCGCGCGCAACGGCAACTACGGCGTGACGATCTTCTTCGTCATCTCGGGGTTTCTGATCACTCGCAACGCGCTCGAGCGCTGGGGCCGGCTGGACGCCATCCGGCCGGCGTCGTTCTGGCTGCTGCGCCTGGCGCGGATCCTGCCCACGCTGGCGCTGACGCTGCTGGCGGTCGACGCGCTCGCGCTGGCCGGCCTGCCGCTGTTCGGCAACCGCGCGGGCAGCGGGGTCTCGCTCTGGACCACCAACGCCGCCGCGCTCGGCGCCTGGATGAACGTGCTGGTCATCCGCGCGGGCTGGATCAACTATGCCCTGGGCGTGATGTGGTCGCTGTCGGTCGAGATGGCCTTCTACCTGCTGTTTCCGCTGGCCTGCGCGTGGCTGCGGCGCGACGCGCGGCTGCTGGCGCTGGCGGCGCTGCTGATCGTGGCCGGCCCGCTCTACCGCCTTGCCAACCAGGGCGACGGCGAAGCGTACCTTTATGGCTATCTCGCCTGCTTCGACGCCATCGCCATCGGCTGCTGCGCGGCGGTGCTGTCGCCGCGGCGGCCCTGGCCGTCGCTGCACGGGCCGCTGATGCGGCCGCTGGCCGCCATCGCCATGGCCACGCTGTACCTGGCCTGGCCGATCAGCCAGAGCAACGTGCTGGGCGTCAGCGCGATGGCGCTGGGAACGGCGCTGCTGCTGCTCGGAGGAACGACGGCGCGACAGGCGCCGCCAGGGCTGGCGCGACGCCTGTTGCGGCGCTGCGGCCGCGACTGCTACGAGATCTACCTGCTGCACCTGCTGGTGCTGGGGCTGCTGCGCGTCTGGCTGCCACCGGCGCAATTCGCCGGAGATGAGCGGCTCGGCCTGCTGCTGGCCTACTTCATCGGCTCGTGCCTGCTGGGCGCGGTAGTGGCGCGCGGGTACTCGACGCCGTTGAACCGCGCGTTGCGAGGAAGGTTCGGGGTGGAGCGCGGCGGGCCGCGCTAG
- a CDS encoding DMT family transporter, whose product MKNTLMATHLRLVGMAALWGASWSWGKVVAQSMAPLAAASLRFLFASVVLLLWMHRASALRDLRKLSGRQWFGLTAAAMAGVFGYSSFFMLSLQLVPAGKAAIVVTLNPGATLLLAAILFREHLNPAILAGMVLSAIGAYIAISGGSSAALPGTLGIGELLLLGCVACWVAYTLIGRLVLKGVDALTTTTVTTVIGALMLLLTSLGVEGQAAWQALGNAPLKAWGSLAALAFGATAIAYAWYFEGVKALGAGAASGYITLVPVFGVLFSSLWLSEATSPSLFLGAALAISGMTLMHLGRRRAERRSLGSRACR is encoded by the coding sequence ATGAAAAACACATTGATGGCCACGCACCTGCGACTGGTCGGCATGGCGGCGCTGTGGGGCGCGTCGTGGTCGTGGGGCAAGGTGGTGGCCCAATCGATGGCGCCGCTGGCGGCGGCCAGCCTGCGCTTTTTGTTCGCCAGCGTGGTCCTGCTGCTGTGGATGCATCGCGCCTCGGCGTTGCGCGACCTGCGCAAACTGAGCGGACGCCAGTGGTTCGGCCTGACCGCCGCCGCCATGGCCGGCGTGTTTGGCTATTCGAGCTTCTTTATGTTGAGCCTGCAGTTGGTGCCAGCCGGCAAGGCCGCCATCGTGGTGACGCTGAATCCCGGCGCCACGCTGCTGCTGGCCGCCATCCTGTTCCGCGAGCACCTGAACCCGGCCATCCTGGCCGGCATGGTGCTGTCGGCCATCGGCGCCTACATCGCCATCAGCGGCGGCTCCAGCGCCGCCCTGCCGGGCACGCTCGGCATCGGTGAACTGCTGCTGCTCGGCTGCGTCGCCTGCTGGGTCGCCTACACCCTGATCGGCCGGCTGGTGCTCAAGGGCGTGGACGCGCTGACCACTACCACGGTCACCACCGTGATCGGCGCGCTGATGCTGCTCCTGACCAGCCTCGGCGTCGAAGGCCAGGCCGCCTGGCAGGCGCTCGGCAATGCGCCGCTCAAGGCCTGGGGCAGCCTGGCCGCCCTGGCCTTCGGCGCCACCGCCATCGCCTACGCCTGGTACTTCGAGGGCGTGAAGGCGCTGGGCGCCGGCGCGGCCTCCGGCTACATCACGCTGGTGCCGGTGTTCGGCGTGCTGTTCTCCAGCCTGTGGCTGAGCGAGGCGACCAGCCCGAGCCTGTTCCTGGGCGCGGCCCTGGCCATTTCGGGCATGACGCTGATGCACCTGGGCCGACGCCGGGCGGAGCGGCGCAGCCTTGGGAGTCGTGCATGCCGATAG
- a CDS encoding ArsR/SmtB family transcription factor, giving the protein MNEDHVVSALGALAHPQRLRTFRALVVAGLPGLTPSVLAEQLGVARNALSFHLKELAHAGLVTVEQQGRNLIYRADYARMNGLLGYLTEHCCQGEPCEVNTPGACTTC; this is encoded by the coding sequence ATGAATGAAGATCATGTCGTCTCCGCCCTCGGCGCCCTCGCCCATCCGCAACGCTTGCGCACCTTCCGCGCGCTGGTCGTGGCCGGCCTGCCCGGCCTCACGCCCAGCGTGCTGGCCGAGCAGCTCGGCGTGGCCCGCAACGCGCTCTCCTTCCACTTGAAGGAGCTGGCGCACGCAGGCCTGGTCACGGTCGAACAACAGGGCCGCAACCTGATCTACCGCGCCGACTACGCCCGCATGAACGGCCTGCTCGGCTATCTCACCGAACACTGCTGCCAGGGCGAACCCTGCGAAGTGAACACCCCCGGCGCCTGCACCACCTGCTGA
- a CDS encoding LysR family transcriptional regulator, protein MTPTLGPNAPTLRQLELLLSLACADGIASAGAKIGMTASATSHALRALESTLGVMLIDRNAPQLELSHAGQQILPHVRDLFAALQLIQATANASEGLKSGVLKIGSFGLSSSLRLLPPLLRQFRQRYPGIDLRVFEKADADIEQDLIERRLEIGVVTLPKPRFDTLAIAHDELVAVVPANHALAAADTIEVRSLAQFPFILTHAGSQGLVARMFSRADVTLKVTHELSQMLSILDFVARGEGISVVAALALPAKYDGVVYRPLTPQTSRRVGLACLNEGRLSPAAAAFWKLAKSLARKRAA, encoded by the coding sequence ATGACTCCCACTCTCGGTCCCAACGCGCCCACGCTGCGCCAGCTGGAATTGCTGTTATCCCTGGCCTGCGCCGACGGTATCGCCAGCGCCGGCGCCAAGATCGGCATGACCGCGTCGGCCACCAGCCACGCGCTGCGCGCGTTGGAGTCCACGCTGGGCGTGATGCTGATCGACCGCAATGCGCCGCAGCTCGAACTGAGCCACGCCGGGCAGCAGATCCTGCCGCACGTGCGCGACCTGTTCGCGGCCCTGCAGCTGATACAGGCCACCGCCAACGCCAGCGAGGGGCTCAAAAGCGGCGTGCTGAAGATCGGCTCGTTCGGCCTGAGTTCGTCGCTGCGGTTGCTGCCGCCGCTGCTGCGGCAATTCCGCCAGCGCTATCCCGGCATCGACCTGCGCGTGTTCGAGAAGGCCGACGCCGACATCGAGCAGGACCTGATCGAACGCCGCCTGGAGATCGGCGTGGTCACGCTGCCCAAGCCGCGGTTCGACACCCTGGCCATCGCCCACGACGAGCTGGTCGCGGTGGTGCCCGCGAACCACGCGCTGGCCGCCGCCGACACGATCGAGGTCAGGAGCTTGGCGCAGTTCCCCTTCATCCTGACCCACGCGGGTTCGCAGGGCCTGGTGGCCAGGATGTTCAGCCGCGCCGACGTCACGCTCAAGGTGACGCACGAGCTGTCGCAGATGCTGTCCATTCTCGACTTCGTCGCGCGCGGCGAAGGCATCTCGGTGGTGGCGGCGCTGGCTTTGCCCGCGAAGTATGACGGCGTGGTGTACCGGCCGCTGACGCCGCAGACCTCGCGCCGGGTCGGGCTGGCCTGCCTCAACGAGGGCCGGCTCTCGCCGGCGGCCGCGGCGTTCTGGAAACTGGCCAAGTCGCTGGCCCGCAAGCGCGCCGCCTGA
- the blaOXA gene encoding class D beta-lactamase, which yields MTVRLSSCALGAALSLSALAGAPAQAAVLCTVVADAADGRIVYQQGTQQACAARYTPASTFKLPIALMGADAGILTGPHAPVWNYQPGYPDWGGDAWRQPTDPARWIKYSVVWYSQLTARALGQERFQRYASAFHYGNEDASGEPGKHNGLDGAWINSSLRISPLEQLAFLRKLVNRQLPLKPAAYDLAETLFDAGEAGGWRLYGKTGTGSPGSNGVYTAANAYGWFVGWARKDGRQLVFARLVQDEQATKPNAGLRARDDLMRDWPAMADAPRK from the coding sequence ATGACCGTTCGACTCTCTTCGTGCGCCCTCGGCGCAGCCCTTTCCCTGTCCGCGCTGGCCGGAGCCCCCGCCCAGGCGGCCGTCCTGTGCACCGTGGTGGCCGACGCCGCCGACGGCCGCATCGTGTACCAGCAGGGCACGCAGCAGGCCTGCGCCGCGCGCTACACGCCGGCCTCGACCTTCAAGCTGCCCATCGCCCTGATGGGCGCGGACGCCGGCATCCTGACGGGCCCGCACGCGCCGGTCTGGAACTACCAGCCCGGCTACCCCGACTGGGGCGGCGACGCCTGGCGCCAGCCCACGGATCCGGCGCGCTGGATCAAGTATTCGGTGGTCTGGTATTCGCAGCTGACCGCGCGGGCGCTGGGGCAGGAACGCTTCCAGCGCTATGCCTCGGCCTTCCATTACGGCAACGAGGATGCCTCGGGCGAACCCGGCAAGCACAACGGCCTGGACGGCGCATGGATCAACTCGTCGCTGCGAATTTCTCCGTTGGAACAACTGGCGTTCTTGCGCAAGCTGGTCAACCGGCAATTGCCGCTCAAGCCGGCCGCCTACGATCTGGCCGAGACGCTGTTCGACGCCGGCGAAGCCGGCGGCTGGCGCCTCTACGGTAAAACCGGCACTGGCTCGCCTGGCAGCAACGGCGTCTACACGGCGGCCAACGCCTACGGCTGGTTCGTCGGCTGGGCACGCAAGGACGGCCGCCAGCTGGTGTTCGCCCGCCTGGTGCAGGACGAGCAGGCCACCAAGCCCAACGCCGGCCTGCGCGCCCGCGACGACCTGATGCGCGATTGGCCCGCCATGGCCGACGCGCCCCGCAAGTAA
- a CDS encoding RNA polymerase sigma factor translates to MTAALLDARPAAGGARAASGGEPTALQRFIASHYDDLRCRLATYLGCEDLAGDSLHDAWLRLASCEAREVSNPAAYVFRMACNLAIDGMRQGWREIGQEGDEQGAYADEAPGPAQVAEARSELLSCLRAMQGLPSRRQGILLARSVEDLSPREVALRYGISVDRVGGEVKRARQALAAPSWARASRLSAQPA, encoded by the coding sequence ATGACGGCCGCCCTGCTTGACGCGCGCCCGGCCGCGGGCGGGGCGCGCGCCGCCAGCGGGGGCGAGCCGACGGCGCTGCAGCGCTTCATCGCCAGCCACTACGACGACCTGCGCTGCCGCCTGGCGACCTACCTGGGCTGCGAGGACCTGGCGGGCGACAGCCTGCACGACGCGTGGCTGCGCCTGGCTTCCTGCGAAGCGCGCGAGGTGAGCAACCCCGCAGCCTACGTGTTTCGCATGGCTTGCAACCTGGCCATCGACGGCATGCGCCAGGGCTGGCGCGAGATCGGCCAGGAAGGTGACGAGCAGGGCGCCTACGCCGACGAGGCGCCGGGGCCGGCCCAGGTGGCCGAAGCCCGTTCCGAGCTGCTGTCGTGCCTGCGCGCGATGCAGGGCCTGCCGAGCCGGCGCCAGGGAATCCTGCTGGCGCGCAGCGTCGAGGATCTGTCGCCGCGCGAGGTGGCGCTGCGTTATGGCATCAGCGTGGACCGCGTCGGCGGGGAAGTGAAACGCGCCCGCCAGGCGCTGGCCGCGCCGTCCTGGGCGCGCGCCAGCCGCCTGTCCGCGCAGCCTGCGTGA
- the arsH gene encoding arsenical resistance protein ArsH, which produces MTDLPNLDAARFARPDAAALFDPVRARHAPRFLLLYGSLRERSYSRLAAEEAARLLQALGGETRLFDPTGLPLVDAPGSADHAKVRELQALVQWAEGMVWSSPERHGAMAGLMKTQIDWIPLSVGAVRPTQGKTLAVMQVSGGSQSFNAVNQMRILGRWMRMLTIPNQSSVAKAHQEFDDAGRMKPSPYYDRIVDVVEELMKFTLLTRDVAPYLTDRYSERKGSARALSTWNESRARAE; this is translated from the coding sequence TTGACCGACCTGCCCAACCTCGATGCCGCCCGGTTCGCGCGGCCGGACGCCGCCGCGCTGTTCGACCCCGTCCGCGCGCGCCATGCGCCGCGCTTCCTGCTGTTGTATGGCTCGCTGCGCGAACGCTCCTACAGCCGGCTGGCCGCCGAGGAGGCCGCGCGCCTGCTGCAAGCCCTGGGCGGCGAGACGCGGCTTTTCGATCCGACCGGCCTGCCGCTGGTCGACGCCCCCGGCAGCGCCGACCATGCGAAGGTCCGCGAGCTGCAGGCGCTGGTGCAGTGGGCCGAGGGCATGGTGTGGAGTTCGCCGGAACGCCACGGCGCCATGGCCGGACTGATGAAGACGCAGATCGACTGGATTCCGCTGTCGGTGGGCGCGGTGCGCCCGACGCAGGGCAAGACGCTGGCCGTCATGCAGGTATCCGGCGGCTCGCAGTCCTTCAACGCCGTCAACCAGATGCGGATCCTGGGACGCTGGATGCGCATGCTGACCATTCCCAACCAGTCGTCGGTGGCCAAGGCGCACCAGGAGTTCGACGACGCCGGCCGCATGAAGCCGTCGCCCTACTACGACCGCATCGTCGACGTGGTCGAGGAACTGATGAAGTTCACGCTGCTCACGCGCGACGTGGCCCCGTACCTGACCGACCGCTACAGCGAACGCAAGGGAAGCGCCCGGGCGTTGTCGACGTGGAACGAATCGCGCGCAAGGGCCGAATAG
- a CDS encoding anti-sigma factor family protein yields MPTPSDQELHAYADGQLDADRRREVERYLANHPDAAREVDAIRQQTDGLRRQHADLGRFAAPPRLDPAQIRLAQAARRRRAMALAASLVLMLGLGSVGGWQIRDAAIRANYLPMADAVQAYRMFASDAAPSMVDFRSSQPAELQAWLNRHFVQPAPLPDFNAFGFQPVGGRLMSSEYGPAAMVLYQNPAGESVLYYVRPPGGVVNFGDGKRRDGDLTAQYWKQGRYFYGVVSPSDTPAARAVQQAVAPDA; encoded by the coding sequence ATGCCGACTCCCAGCGATCAAGAACTGCATGCCTACGCCGATGGCCAGCTGGACGCCGACCGCCGCCGCGAGGTCGAGCGCTACCTGGCCAACCACCCCGACGCCGCCCGCGAGGTCGACGCGATCCGCCAGCAGACCGACGGCCTGCGCCGCCAGCACGCCGACCTGGGCCGTTTCGCGGCGCCGCCGCGGCTGGACCCGGCGCAGATCCGCCTGGCCCAGGCGGCCCGCCGGCGCCGCGCCATGGCGCTGGCCGCCTCGCTGGTGCTGATGCTGGGCCTGGGCAGCGTGGGCGGCTGGCAGATCCGCGACGCCGCCATCCGCGCCAACTACCTGCCCATGGCCGACGCGGTGCAGGCCTACCGCATGTTCGCCTCGGACGCGGCGCCGTCGATGGTCGACTTCCGTTCCAGCCAGCCCGCCGAGCTGCAGGCCTGGCTGAACCGGCACTTCGTGCAGCCGGCGCCCTTGCCCGACTTCAACGCTTTCGGCTTCCAGCCGGTGGGCGGACGCCTGATGTCATCGGAGTACGGGCCGGCGGCGATGGTGCTGTACCAGAACCCGGCGGGCGAATCGGTGCTGTACTACGTGCGTCCGCCCGGCGGCGTGGTCAATTTCGGCGACGGCAAGCGGCGCGACGGCGACCTGACGGCGCAGTACTGGAAACAGGGGCGCTACTTCTACGGCGTGGTCAGCCCGAGCGATACGCCAGCCGCGCGCGCGGTTCAGCAGGCGGTGGCGCCGGACGCCTGA
- the arsB gene encoding ACR3 family arsenite efflux transporter, producing MTSQTQSAPASRRAPGLSLFERYLTLWVLLCIVLGITLGQLLPAPFQAIGRLAFARVNLPVGLLIWVMIIPMLLKVDFAAMGQVGRHWRGIGVTLFINWAVKPFSMAFLGWLFIRQLFAPWLPAEQLDSYIAGLILLAAAPCTAMVFVWSRLTGGDALFTLSQVALNDAIMVFAFAPVVGLLLGLSSITVPWDTLLVSVGLYIVIPVILAQLWRRALLRRGEAVFDAALARIGPFSMAALLLTLVLLFAFQGQAILGQPLVIAMLAVPILIQVLFNSGLAYWLNRKVGERHSIACPSALIGASNFFELAVAAAISLFGFQSGAALATVVGVLIEVPVMLLVVRVVNRSKGWYDAGLARH from the coding sequence ATGACGTCGCAAACGCAGTCGGCGCCCGCCTCGCGGCGCGCGCCCGGGTTGAGCCTGTTCGAACGCTATCTCACGCTGTGGGTCCTGCTCTGCATCGTGCTGGGCATCACGCTGGGCCAGCTGCTGCCCGCGCCGTTCCAGGCCATCGGACGGCTCGCGTTCGCGCGGGTCAACCTGCCGGTGGGCCTGCTGATCTGGGTGATGATCATCCCCATGCTGTTGAAGGTCGACTTCGCGGCGATGGGCCAGGTCGGCCGCCATTGGCGCGGCATCGGCGTGACGCTGTTCATCAACTGGGCGGTCAAGCCGTTCTCGATGGCCTTCCTGGGCTGGCTGTTCATCCGCCAGCTGTTCGCGCCCTGGCTGCCGGCCGAGCAGCTGGACAGCTACATCGCCGGCCTGATCCTGCTGGCCGCGGCGCCCTGCACCGCGATGGTGTTCGTCTGGAGCCGGCTCACCGGCGGCGACGCCCTGTTCACGCTGTCGCAGGTGGCGCTCAACGACGCCATCATGGTGTTCGCCTTCGCCCCCGTGGTGGGCCTGCTGCTGGGTCTGTCGTCCATCACCGTGCCGTGGGACACGCTGCTGGTCTCGGTGGGGCTGTACATCGTGATTCCCGTGATCCTGGCGCAACTGTGGCGCCGCGCGCTGCTGCGCCGCGGGGAGGCCGTCTTCGATGCCGCGCTGGCGCGGATCGGCCCGTTCTCCATGGCGGCGCTGCTGCTGACGCTGGTGCTGCTGTTCGCCTTCCAGGGCCAGGCGATCCTCGGCCAACCGCTGGTGATCGCCATGCTGGCGGTGCCGATCCTGATCCAGGTGCTGTTCAACTCGGGGCTCGCGTACTGGCTCAACCGCAAGGTCGGCGAGCGCCATAGCATCGCCTGCCCGTCGGCCCTGATCGGCGCCTCCAATTTCTTCGAACTGGCCGTGGCCGCGGCCATCAGCCTGTTCGGCTTCCAGTCGGGCGCAGCGCTGGCCACGGTGGTGGGCGTGCTGATCGAAGTGCCGGTAATGCTGCTGGTGGTGCGGGTCGTCAACCGCAGCAAGGGCTGGTACGACGCCGGCCTGGCGCGCCATTGA
- a CDS encoding alpha/beta fold hydrolase, translating to MKIKHTLIAAALALAGTGLAHTASAADAAPIRNVVLVHGAYADGSSWSAVIERLQKAGLHVTSVQNPLTSLADDAAATQRALALQDGPTILVGHSWAGTVISQAGNDPKVAGLVYVAARAPDAGEDYGALAAKFPTPPASAGLVKSGGFAQLNEQAFLHDFAGDLDPVQARVLYAEQGRISDTLFASRTTEAAWRHKPTWYAVSTNDRTTSPELERFLAKRMNAHTIELASGHLSLLSHPDEITNLILQAAGRKG from the coding sequence ATGAAGATCAAGCACACCCTCATCGCCGCCGCGCTCGCCCTGGCCGGCACCGGCCTCGCCCACACCGCGTCGGCCGCCGACGCCGCCCCCATCCGCAACGTCGTGCTGGTACATGGCGCCTACGCCGACGGCTCGAGCTGGTCGGCCGTGATCGAGCGCCTGCAGAAGGCTGGCCTGCACGTGACCTCGGTGCAGAATCCGCTGACCTCGCTGGCCGATGATGCCGCCGCCACGCAACGCGCCCTGGCGCTGCAGGACGGCCCGACGATCCTGGTGGGCCATTCGTGGGCCGGCACGGTGATCAGCCAGGCCGGCAATGATCCCAAGGTGGCCGGGCTGGTGTACGTGGCGGCGCGCGCGCCCGACGCCGGCGAGGACTACGGCGCGCTGGCCGCCAAGTTCCCCACGCCGCCGGCCAGCGCCGGCCTGGTCAAGTCCGGCGGCTTCGCGCAATTGAATGAACAGGCCTTCCTGCATGATTTCGCCGGCGACCTCGACCCGGTGCAGGCGCGCGTGCTGTATGCCGAACAGGGCCGGATCTCGGACACGCTGTTCGCCTCGCGCACCACCGAGGCGGCGTGGCGCCACAAGCCCACCTGGTACGCGGTGTCGACCAACGACCGCACCACCTCGCCCGAGCTGGAGCGCTTCCTGGCCAAGCGCATGAACGCCCACACCATCGAGCTGGCGTCGGGCCACCTGTCGCTGCTGTCGCATCCCGACGAGATCACCAACCTGATCCTGCAGGCCGCCGGCCGCAAGGGGTGA
- the dsbG gene encoding thiol:disulfide interchange protein DsbG gives MIRSHAPSRFLFAVAALLAAAGSHAQGPDRPAVLKALEARGLRVVEEFKVGGDLRAFAGVAGDQPVAIYVTRDGNAIVGARLDAEGKPLDDAKLEALVSKPMGDQAWAQLEKSTWVLDGKKDAPRIIYTFSDANCPYCHKFWEAARPWVDSGKVQLRHVLVGVIRQDSPAKAAAILGAADPSAALIENEHKFNNGGITPAKSVPDNIGKILDDNQALMVSLGFRGTPGIVVRDDTGAIKKYNGMPQAAKLAEVFGPR, from the coding sequence ATGATTCGATCTCATGCGCCCAGCCGCTTCCTCTTCGCCGTCGCCGCCTTGCTCGCGGCCGCCGGTAGCCACGCCCAGGGCCCGGACCGGCCCGCCGTGCTGAAGGCGCTGGAGGCGCGCGGGCTGCGCGTCGTGGAAGAGTTCAAGGTCGGCGGCGATCTGCGCGCATTCGCCGGCGTGGCGGGCGACCAGCCCGTGGCGATCTATGTCACCCGCGACGGCAACGCCATCGTCGGCGCCCGCCTGGACGCAGAGGGCAAGCCGCTCGACGACGCCAAGCTGGAAGCGCTGGTCAGCAAGCCGATGGGCGACCAGGCCTGGGCGCAGCTCGAGAAATCGACCTGGGTGCTGGACGGCAAGAAGGATGCGCCGCGCATCATCTACACCTTCAGCGACGCCAACTGCCCCTATTGCCACAAGTTCTGGGAAGCGGCGCGGCCGTGGGTGGATTCCGGCAAGGTGCAGCTGCGGCACGTGCTGGTGGGCGTGATCCGGCAGGACAGCCCGGCCAAGGCTGCGGCCATCCTGGGCGCGGCCGATCCGTCGGCGGCACTGATCGAGAACGAGCACAAGTTCAACAATGGCGGCATCACCCCGGCCAAGAGCGTGCCCGACAACATCGGCAAGATACTCGACGACAACCAGGCCTTGATGGTGTCGCTGGGCTTTCGCGGCACGCCCGGCATCGTCGTGCGCGACGACACCGGGGCGATCAAGAAGTACAACGGCATGCCGCAGGCCGCCAAGCTGGCCGAGGTGTTCGGGCCGCGTTGA